In Thermosynechococcus sichuanensis E542, a single genomic region encodes these proteins:
- a CDS encoding photosystem II reaction center X protein: protein MIHFAYPLLLTITPSLKGFFIGLVSGAVVLGLTFIALITISQIDKVQRSS from the coding sequence ATGATCCACTTTGCGTACCCTCTACTGTTGACGATTACCCCTTCCCTCAAAGGTTTCTTTATTGGCTTGGTCTCGGGAGCCGTGGTTTTGGGTCTCACCTTTATTGCCCTCATCACCATTAGCCAAATTGACAAAGTGCAACGTTCCTCCTAA
- a CDS encoding phosphodiester glycosidase family protein, producing MLSVLPWVGVSLATLQYSTHRVDQTQVYMVAAPMADYRVVMTEPAPSGQDTYLETTAAFARRTGAVVAINTNFFRWLNAKSLRSFQDYQKWIMGESHPEGISYRALRQTCLGGRGTIPAGLLGAYIVNGQVVRPYEGGYAAMVHFPTQGGIEFYRGRLPEQPFNVVSGSQQLLEGGRKLPVDGSDRTSPKAILGRRGNEYIFVVSDGRGNGGSPGVSFPQLQAFLLAEGVTDATAVDGGESATLVVQGQVKNHPRDRYCELARWLPAPTLTFVNPEEEAREAAMAMGRSLRPVGANIGLVPREQPQGLLSFAFWERIQQRLLTRLRAWRHWV from the coding sequence ATGCTGAGTGTGCTACCTTGGGTTGGCGTTTCATTAGCGACTCTCCAATACTCAACCCACAGGGTGGATCAAACACAGGTGTACATGGTGGCTGCGCCGATGGCAGACTATCGCGTCGTCATGACAGAACCAGCACCCAGTGGTCAAGATACCTATTTAGAAACAACAGCAGCGTTTGCGCGGCGGACGGGAGCTGTGGTAGCCATCAATACGAATTTTTTCCGCTGGTTGAATGCCAAGTCTCTGCGCTCTTTTCAGGACTACCAAAAATGGATCATGGGGGAGTCCCATCCTGAGGGCATTAGTTACCGAGCACTGCGACAAACCTGCTTGGGCGGTCGAGGCACGATTCCAGCGGGGCTTCTCGGAGCCTACATCGTGAATGGTCAGGTGGTGCGTCCCTATGAGGGGGGCTATGCAGCCATGGTTCACTTTCCTACCCAAGGAGGAATTGAGTTTTATCGCGGCAGGTTGCCAGAGCAGCCCTTCAATGTGGTCAGTGGCTCGCAGCAACTTTTAGAAGGCGGCAGAAAGCTACCCGTCGATGGGAGCGATCGCACGTCCCCGAAGGCCATTCTCGGCAGACGGGGCAATGAATATATTTTCGTCGTTAGCGATGGGCGGGGGAATGGCGGTTCACCGGGAGTATCTTTTCCACAACTGCAGGCGTTTTTGCTGGCCGAGGGCGTGACGGATGCAACGGCGGTGGATGGTGGTGAGTCGGCGACATTAGTGGTACAGGGGCAAGTAAAAAATCATCCCCGCGATCGCTATTGTGAACTGGCGCGTTGGTTACCCGCTCCTACCCTCACGTTTGTTAATCCTGAAGAGGAGGCTCGCGAAGCGGCGATGGCCATGGGGCGATCGCTCAGACCTGTCGGGGCAAATATCGGCTTAGTTCCGCGAGAACAACCCCAAGGACTTCTTTCCTTTGCGTTTTGGGAGCGGATTCAACAACGGCTGCTGACGCGATTGCGGGCTTGGCGGCACTGGGTCTAA